From the Phyllopteryx taeniolatus isolate TA_2022b chromosome 16, UOR_Ptae_1.2, whole genome shotgun sequence genome, one window contains:
- the LOC133465907 gene encoding methionine-R-sulfoxide reductase B1-A-like → MSFCSFYGREVYKDHFTPGIYACAKCDHHLFSSRSKYEHSSPWPAFTETVRQDSVAKRQESPGAFKVLCGMCGNGLGHEFVNDGPAKGLSRFUIFSSSLKFIPKEKVDGQ, encoded by the exons ATGTCGTTCTGTTCCTTCTACGGTCGGGAGGTTTATAAAGACCATTTCACACCAG GAATTTACGCATGCGCCAAGTGTGATCACCATCTGTTCTCCAGCCGCTCCAAGTACGAGCATTCGTCTCCCTGGCCGGCCTTCACGGAGACCGTCCGCCAAGACAGCGTGGCCAAACGCCAGGAGAGCCCTGGAGCCTTCAAG GTGTTGTGTGGCATGTGTGGAAATGGCCTCGGCCACGAGTTTGTCAACGACGGGCCTGCTAAAGGCTTGTCTCGTTTTTGAATATTCAGCAGCTCACTAAAGTTCATCCCTAAAG AAAAGGTTGATGGACAGTAA